A single Pseudochaenichthys georgianus chromosome 10, fPseGeo1.2, whole genome shotgun sequence DNA region contains:
- the kdm3b gene encoding lysine-specific demethylase 3B isoform X2 gives MGDSLELIGKRLFLLLDDGRSANGSEPEQAAWARDWLRGTVRAVSVIGLAAPEGGEATTTSPAAGLTVFVEFENVVQSCSWVQVYDKGVKALLVEDSIVWANRSDGTGTAGAPTSSAAWPALVFRSLVDRVGLGSVVPVEYFGNKNFEFLSDNTTFQRFEVDKDLRHPLLLEQPSLQAAVSSWRTDFELQEIFRKGSYTIQGRRVRVYQPEFEDYWASGLVSQHDPISHIMEITLDKGDETQMVDPRVIHVMLAEEENGRRRKDSDTMKGDSGRRRRTASEGEDDLNLKRFKGAGDTAADGQSCGDFNKTAVEGMGIWGGDSGERVSSTTKNGSSSERTFPQGRVSSPNTNSSLQMDQSNATPSRFPAHVKENGRPLSTQGAADSTTAVTHTPTPPPLKPAPSPFSTTSFPSLGQMPSLVPGAPAPKSSSSPQTDREEASQSAYSKTAALVSPGPVTISWSHDSGPSVALSASVGFTPKAPTWGSQTEGSKTASGFRMPQTGPSQTNGAPSTTTASQDTPRPFGFGFGGAKNETQSKQDQNLFIQCMTQSSGSSPSLAAGQTQSKDTNYFTAVSESLSKEPPSLFKSTASTEGQKKHEQPKVPETHTAGNGVLNKSSSTFQGMASSAGGRGPGLSIGGLPAASGAQSTSKKSSNNGTSVGGLGLQSGFNTSDSHQNLFLQASKEPANPFLAYGDKTAHTSFAGLSGAESQTLGSASDSKPNLFTMAEPPKGILSSPFPALPAAASPSSSSSPVPTSSQRSQSEGTVAKEEQEVGEMPSSTSACPLFGSTGPGGIEDVPASFDQSTSQKFSLEDRGQSSKRDSGDSSCNSDLSDLSENEEGPEKGQIPGRPPLPVKDAAMMQKTKVQGVAKGRPRNKPFKVGQSVLKDQSKVRRLKQSGESFLQDGSCINVAPHLHKCRECRLERYRKYRTTGEDSDDDDPNVSCRFFHFRRLAFTRKGILRVEGFLSPQQSDSMAMGLWLPAPAVQEGLDLDTSKYILANVGDQFCQLVMSEKEAMMMVEPHQKVAWKRAVRGVREMCDVCETTLFNIHWVCRKCGFGVCLDCYRLRRNRPREDVDERPEDEVFSWLKCAKGQPHEPQNLMPTQIIPGTALYSIGDMVHSARGKWGIKANCPCTSRHTKSLVRPSAPNGIPQSASSSSGVLAAASAFGTTPKSEGETSAVKTETAQTAAPSDSGGGEHVGSISNSTSGTSSPCNHTQSTAKESRSAGEGNSSALLWLADLATQKAKDDTKDSGSLRSMMSQNSRPHFGLDSLSALSKPSASSPKLFNSLLLGSSMAQSKPEGSSLRDLLNSGPGKLPQGPGESGVPFPSVFTSAGSDKLKSSLPNFLDHIIASVVETKKAEGRRTGASEGGELGLLGGRKDGVMGLSVLEPHTSHSWLCDGRLLCLQDPSNSNNWKIFRECWKQGQPVLVSGIHKRLKENLWRPDAFSREFGDQDVDLVNCRNCAIISDVKVRDFWDGFEIISKRLQDTEGHPMVLKLKDWPPGEDFRDMMPTRFDDLMDNLPLPEYTKRDGRLNLAARLPNFFVRPDLGPKMYNAYGLTSSEDRKVGTTNLHLDVSDAVNVMVYVGIPQIEGDPGKEADINGRKEVMTTIEEGDVDEMTKRRVYEQQEKPGALWHIYAAKDAEKIRELLRKVGEEQGQENPPDHDPIHDQSWYLDQVLRRRLYEEYSVQGWAIVQFLGDAVFIPAGAPHQVHNLYSCIKVAEDFVSPEHVKHCFRLTQEFRHLSTTHTNHEDKLQVKNIIFHAVKDAVGTLKAHEPRRP, from the exons gTTGACAAAGACCTGAGACACCCTTTGCTGTTGGAGCAGCCCTCCCTGCAGGCTGCCGTCTCCAGCTGGCGTACTGACTTTGAACTGCAGGAGATCTTCAGGAAGG GTTCCTACACCATTCAAGGACGCAGGGTTCGTGTGTACCAGCCAGAGTTTGAAGACTACTGGGCCTCAGGACTGGTCTCACAGCACGACCCGATCTCACACATCATGGAGATTACCTTAGATAAG GGAGACGAAACCCAGATGGTAGATCCTCGTGTGATACATGTCATGCTGGCAGAGGAGGAG AATGGGCGGCGAAGAAAGGACAGTGATACTATGAAGGGTGACAGTGGGCGCAGGCGCAGGACTGCGTCCGAAGGCGAGGATGACTTGAACTTGAAGCGTTTTAAAGGAGCAGGCGATACGGCAGCTGATGGGCAAAGCTGCGGCGACTTCAACAAAACAGCAGTGGAAGGGATGGGGATCTGGGGCGGAGACTCCGGCGAAAGGGTCAGCAGCACGACCAAAAACGGAAGCTCGTCAGAAAGAACCTTTCCTCAAGGCAGAGTGTCGTCCCCCAACACTAACTCCTCACTTCAGATGGACCAATCGAACGCTACCCCTTCTCGCTTTCCTGCCCATGTGAAAGAAAACGGTCGCCCACTCTCCACACAAGGTGCAGCAGACTCCACTACCGCCGTTACTCACACTCCCACTCCTCCTCCCCTCAAACCAGCCCCCTCTCCTTTCTCCACCACGTCTTTTCCCTCACTAGGCCAGATGCCAAGCCTGGTCCCCGGAGCTCCAGCCCCCAAGTCCTCCTCATCCCCCCAAACCGACCGAGAGGAGGCCTCACAATCAGCTTATTCCAAAACAGCTGCTCTTGTTTCCCCGGGCCCTGTCACCATTTCTTGGTCGCATGACAGCGGCCCCAGTGTGGCACTCTCTGCGTCTGTGGGTTTTACTCCTAAAGCCCCCACCTGGGGAAGCCAGACTGAG GGCTCCAAAACGGCGTCAGGTTTTCGTATGCCCCAAACTGGGCCCTCTCAGACCAATGGAGCTCCTTCTACCACCACAGCCTCCCAGGATACTCCCAGGCCCTTTGGCTTCGGCTTTGGAGGAGCAAAGAATGAGACTCAATCCAAGCAAGACCAAAACTTGTTTATTCAATGCATGACTCAGAGTTCTGGGTCCAGCCCAAGCCTAGCTGCTGGTCAGACCCAGTCCAAGGACACCAATTATTTCACCGCAGTGTCTGAGAGCCTGAGTAAGGAGCCCCCAAGCCTTTTCAAGTCCACAGCCTCCACTGAAGGGCAGAAAAAGCATGAGCAGCCCAAGGTGCCTGAGACCCATACAGCGGGAAATGGTGTGCTCAATAAATCGTCATCGACCTTCCAGGGCATGGCTAGCTCTGCAGGAGGAAGAGGCCCTGGTCTGAGCATCGGTGGTCTCCCTGCAGCCTCTGGAGCTCAAAGTACTTCTAAGAAGAGCAGTAATAATGGGACTTCTGTGGGAGGCTTAGGACTGCAATCTGGGTTTAATACTTCAGATAGCCACCAGAACCTTTTCCTGCAGGCCTCCAAAGAGCCTGCTAATCCATTTCTGGCATATGGGGACAAAACTGCCCACACCTCCTTTGCTGGCCTCTCAGGGGCCGAGTCACAGACCCTTGGTTCTGCCTCGGACAGCAAGCCAAACCTGTTCACTATGGCCGAGCCACCTAAGGGGATTCTGTCTTCCCCTTTCCCAGCACTCCCAGCAGCTGCGTCACCCAGCTCTTCATCTTCACCAGTACCGACCTCATCACAGAGGTCACAGAGTGAAGGGACTGTGGCAAAGGAGGAGCAGGAAGTTGGAGAGATGCCTTCATCCACCTCAGCATGCCCCTTGTTTGGGAGCACCGGCCCAGGTGGAATAGAAGATGTCCCGGCGTCCTTTGACCAGAGCACGTCTCAGAAGTTCTCCCTGGAGGACAGGGGCCAATCGTCCAAACGTGACTCTGGTGACTCCAGCTGCAACAGTGACCTGTCAGACCTGAGTGAGAATGAAGAGGGCCCAGAGAAAGGCCAGATCCCAGGACGACCACCACTCCCTGTCAAGGATGCTGCCATGATGCAGAAAACTAAGGTCCAGGGGGTAGCTAAGGGCCGTCCACGTAACAAGCCTTTTAAAG TGGGCCAGTCTGTACTGAAAGACCAGAGCAAAGTCCGCCGTCTGAAGCAGTCTGGCGAGTCCTTCCTCCAGGACGGCTCCTGCATCAATGTGGCCCCTCACTTGCACAAGTGCCGCGAGTGCCGCCTTGAGCGCTACCGTAAATATCGTACTACAGGCGAAGACAGCGACGACGACGACCCAAATGTGTCCTGTCGGTTTTTCCACTTCAGAAG GTTGGCTTTCACTCGGAAAGGTATACTGCGCGTAGAAGGCTTCCTGAGTCCGCAGCAGAGCGATTCCATGGCCATGGGTCTGTGGCTACCTGCTCCCGCCGTCCAAGAGGGCCTCGACCTCGATACATCCAAGTACATCCTGGCCAATGTGGGAGACCAGTTCTGCCAGTTGGTCATGTCTGAGAAGGAGGCCATGATGATGGTGGAGCCTCACC AGAAAGTGGCATGGAAACGAGCAGTGCGCGGTGTCAGAGAAATGTGTGACGTGTGTGAGACCACGCTCTTCAACATCCACTGGGTATGTCGTAAGTGTGGCTTTGGAGTGTGTCTGGACTGCTATCGGCTCCGCAGGAACAGGCCAAGGGAGG ATGTAGATGAAAGGCCTGAGGATGAGGTTTTCTCTTGGTTAAAGTGTGCCAAGGGCCAACCCCATGAGCCACAGAACCTCATGCCTACACAGATAATACCTGGGACAG CTCTTTACAGCATTGGCGACATGGTGCACTCGGCGAGAGGCAAGTGGGGTATTAAGGCCAATTGTCCTTGCACCAGCCGACACACCAAGTCTCTAGTACGCCCCAGTGCCCCGAATGGGATTCCACAG TCTGCATCAAGCAGTAGTGGAGTCCTCGCTGCGGCTTCGGCTTTTGGCACCACCCCAAAATCAGAGGGAGAAACATCAGCAGTCAAAACAGAAACTGCACAAACAGCAGCGCCATCAGACAGCGGGGGCGGAGAACATGTTGGCAGTATCAGTAACTCCACCAGTGGTACATCCTCCCCCTGTAACCACACCCAGTCCACTGCCAAGGAGTCACGCTCAGCAGGGGAGGGCAACAGCTCGGCTCTGCTCTGGCTGGCAGACTTGGCCACACAGAAAGCCAAGGATGACACCAAGG ATTCTGGTTCACTCCGCTCCATGATGAGTCAAAACAGCCGGCCTCACTTCGGCCTGGACTCACTCAGTGCCCTTTCAAAGCCTTCTGCTTCCAGTCCTAAGCTATTTAACAGTCTGTTGCTGGGCTCCAGCATGGCCCAGTCCAAACCCGAGGGCTCCAGTCTCCGGGACCTGCTCAACTCCGGACCGGGGAAACTCCCCCAGGGGCCTGGGGAGAGCGGGGTGCCTTTCCCCTCTGTCTTTACCTCAGCAGGG AGTGACAAGCTGAAGAGCAGCCTCCCGAACTTCCTGGATCACATCATCGCTTCGGTCGTGGAGACCAAGAAGGCAGAAGGCCGCCGGACCGGGGCCTCTGAGGGCGGAGAGCTCGGGTTGTTGGGGGGCCGCAAAGACGGAGTCATGGGCCTAAGTGTCTTGGAACCACATACCTCCCACTCCTGGCTCTGTGACGGACGACTCCTCTGCCTACAGGACCCCAGCAACAGCAACAACTGGAAGATCTTCAGAGAGTGCTGGAAGCAGGGACAA CCGGTGTTGGTGTCGGGGATACATAAACGTCTGAAAGAGAATTTGTGGCGGCCTGATGCTTTCAGTAGGGAGTTTGGTGACCAGGATGTGGACCTGGTCAACTGTAGAAACTGTGCCATCATCTCTGATGTGAAGGTACGAGACTTCTGGGACGGCTTCGAGATCATCTCCA AGCGACTGCAAGACACTGAGGGCCATCCCATGGTATTAAAATTAAAGGATTGGCCTCCAGGTGAAGACTTTAGGGACATGATGCCCACAAG GTTTGATGATCTGATGGATAACCTCCCTTTGCCCGAGTACACAAAAAGAGACGGCCGTTTAAACCTCGCCGCCCGTCTGCCCAACTTTTTTGTGCGTCCTGATCTTGGACCTAAGATGTACAACGCCTATG GCTTGACCTCCTCTGAAGACAGGAAGGTGGGAACCACAAATCTCCATCTGGATGTCTCTGATGCCGTCAACGTCATGGTCTATGTTGGCATCCCTCAAATAGAGGGAGACCCGGGGAAAG AGGCAGATATCAATGGACGCAAAG AGGTCATGACCACCATCGAGGAGGGCGATGTGGATGAAATGACCAAGAGGAGGGTGTACGAGCAACAGGAGAAACCTGGAGCTCTCTGGCACATCTACGCTGCGAAGGATGCAGAGAAGATCCGAGAGCTGCTCCGCAAG GTGGGAGAGGAGCAGGGTCAAGAGAACCCTCCAGACCACGACCCCATTCACGACCAGAGCTGGTACCTGGACCAGGTGCTCCGCCGCAGGCTCTATGAAGAATACAGCGTCCAGGGTTGGGCCATTGTACAGTTCTTAGGAGATGCCGTGTTTATCCCTGCTGGGGCGCCACACCAG GTGCACAACCTGTACAGCTGTATCAAGGTGGCAGAGGACTTTGTGTCTCCTGAGCACGTGAAGCACTGTTTCAGACTGACCCAGGAGTTCAGACACCTGTCCACTACTCACACAAACCACGAAGACAAGCTACAG GTGAAGAACATCATCTTTCATGCAGTGAAGGACGCTGTTGGGACACTGAAGGCCCATGAACCTAGACGCCCTTAG
- the kdm3b gene encoding lysine-specific demethylase 3B isoform X1 yields the protein MGDSLELIGKRLFLLLDDGRSANGSEPEQAAWARDWLRGTVRAVSVIGLAAPEGGEATTTSPAAGLTVFVEFENVVQSCSWVQVYDKGVKALLVEDSIVWANRSDGTGTAGAPTSSAAWPALVFRSLVDRVGLGSVVPVEYFGNKNFEFLSDNTTFQRFEVDKDLRHPLLLEQPSLQAAVSSWRTDFELQEIFRKGSYTIQGRRVRVYQPEFEDYWASGLVSQHDPISHIMEITLDKGDETQMVDPRVIHVMLAEEENGRRRKDSDTMKGDSGRRRRTASEGEDDLNLKRFKGAGDTAADGQSCGDFNKTAVEGMGIWGGDSGERVSSTTKNGSSSERTFPQGRVSSPNTNSSLQMDQSNATPSRFPAHVKENGRPLSTQGAADSTTAVTHTPTPPPLKPAPSPFSTTSFPSLGQMPSLVPGAPAPKSSSSPQTDREEASQSAYSKTAALVSPGPVTISWSHDSGPSVALSASVGFTPKAPTWGSQTEGSKTASGFRMPQTGPSQTNGAPSTTTASQDTPRPFGFGFGGAKNETQSKQDQNLFIQCMTQSSGSSPSLAAGQTQSKDTNYFTAVSESLSKEPPSLFKSTASTEGQKKHEQPKVPETHTAGNGVLNKSSSTFQGMASSAGGRGPGLSIGGLPAASGAQSTSKKSSNNGTSVGGLGLQSGFNTSDSHQNLFLQASKEPANPFLAYGDKTAHTSFAGLSGAESQTLGSASDSKPNLFTMAEPPKGILSSPFPALPAAASPSSSSSPVPTSSQRSQSEGTVAKEEQEVGEMPSSTSACPLFGSTGPGGIEDVPASFDQSTSQKFSLEDRGQSSKRDSGDSSCNSDLSDLSENEEGPEKGQIPGRPPLPVKDAAMMQKTKVQGVAKGRPRNKPFKVGQSVLKDQSKVRRLKQSGESFLQDGSCINVAPHLHKCRECRLERYRKYRTTGEDSDDDDPNVSCRFFHFRRLAFTRKGILRVEGFLSPQQSDSMAMGLWLPAPAVQEGLDLDTSKYILANVGDQFCQLVMSEKEAMMMVEPHQKVAWKRAVRGVREMCDVCETTLFNIHWVCRKCGFGVCLDCYRLRRNRPREDVDERPEDEVFSWLKCAKGQPHEPQNLMPTQIIPGTALYSIGDMVHSARGKWGIKANCPCTSRHTKSLVRPSAPNGIPQQSASSSSGVLAAASAFGTTPKSEGETSAVKTETAQTAAPSDSGGGEHVGSISNSTSGTSSPCNHTQSTAKESRSAGEGNSSALLWLADLATQKAKDDTKDSGSLRSMMSQNSRPHFGLDSLSALSKPSASSPKLFNSLLLGSSMAQSKPEGSSLRDLLNSGPGKLPQGPGESGVPFPSVFTSAGSDKLKSSLPNFLDHIIASVVETKKAEGRRTGASEGGELGLLGGRKDGVMGLSVLEPHTSHSWLCDGRLLCLQDPSNSNNWKIFRECWKQGQPVLVSGIHKRLKENLWRPDAFSREFGDQDVDLVNCRNCAIISDVKVRDFWDGFEIISKRLQDTEGHPMVLKLKDWPPGEDFRDMMPTRFDDLMDNLPLPEYTKRDGRLNLAARLPNFFVRPDLGPKMYNAYGLTSSEDRKVGTTNLHLDVSDAVNVMVYVGIPQIEGDPGKEADINGRKEVMTTIEEGDVDEMTKRRVYEQQEKPGALWHIYAAKDAEKIRELLRKVGEEQGQENPPDHDPIHDQSWYLDQVLRRRLYEEYSVQGWAIVQFLGDAVFIPAGAPHQVHNLYSCIKVAEDFVSPEHVKHCFRLTQEFRHLSTTHTNHEDKLQVKNIIFHAVKDAVGTLKAHEPRRP from the exons gTTGACAAAGACCTGAGACACCCTTTGCTGTTGGAGCAGCCCTCCCTGCAGGCTGCCGTCTCCAGCTGGCGTACTGACTTTGAACTGCAGGAGATCTTCAGGAAGG GTTCCTACACCATTCAAGGACGCAGGGTTCGTGTGTACCAGCCAGAGTTTGAAGACTACTGGGCCTCAGGACTGGTCTCACAGCACGACCCGATCTCACACATCATGGAGATTACCTTAGATAAG GGAGACGAAACCCAGATGGTAGATCCTCGTGTGATACATGTCATGCTGGCAGAGGAGGAG AATGGGCGGCGAAGAAAGGACAGTGATACTATGAAGGGTGACAGTGGGCGCAGGCGCAGGACTGCGTCCGAAGGCGAGGATGACTTGAACTTGAAGCGTTTTAAAGGAGCAGGCGATACGGCAGCTGATGGGCAAAGCTGCGGCGACTTCAACAAAACAGCAGTGGAAGGGATGGGGATCTGGGGCGGAGACTCCGGCGAAAGGGTCAGCAGCACGACCAAAAACGGAAGCTCGTCAGAAAGAACCTTTCCTCAAGGCAGAGTGTCGTCCCCCAACACTAACTCCTCACTTCAGATGGACCAATCGAACGCTACCCCTTCTCGCTTTCCTGCCCATGTGAAAGAAAACGGTCGCCCACTCTCCACACAAGGTGCAGCAGACTCCACTACCGCCGTTACTCACACTCCCACTCCTCCTCCCCTCAAACCAGCCCCCTCTCCTTTCTCCACCACGTCTTTTCCCTCACTAGGCCAGATGCCAAGCCTGGTCCCCGGAGCTCCAGCCCCCAAGTCCTCCTCATCCCCCCAAACCGACCGAGAGGAGGCCTCACAATCAGCTTATTCCAAAACAGCTGCTCTTGTTTCCCCGGGCCCTGTCACCATTTCTTGGTCGCATGACAGCGGCCCCAGTGTGGCACTCTCTGCGTCTGTGGGTTTTACTCCTAAAGCCCCCACCTGGGGAAGCCAGACTGAG GGCTCCAAAACGGCGTCAGGTTTTCGTATGCCCCAAACTGGGCCCTCTCAGACCAATGGAGCTCCTTCTACCACCACAGCCTCCCAGGATACTCCCAGGCCCTTTGGCTTCGGCTTTGGAGGAGCAAAGAATGAGACTCAATCCAAGCAAGACCAAAACTTGTTTATTCAATGCATGACTCAGAGTTCTGGGTCCAGCCCAAGCCTAGCTGCTGGTCAGACCCAGTCCAAGGACACCAATTATTTCACCGCAGTGTCTGAGAGCCTGAGTAAGGAGCCCCCAAGCCTTTTCAAGTCCACAGCCTCCACTGAAGGGCAGAAAAAGCATGAGCAGCCCAAGGTGCCTGAGACCCATACAGCGGGAAATGGTGTGCTCAATAAATCGTCATCGACCTTCCAGGGCATGGCTAGCTCTGCAGGAGGAAGAGGCCCTGGTCTGAGCATCGGTGGTCTCCCTGCAGCCTCTGGAGCTCAAAGTACTTCTAAGAAGAGCAGTAATAATGGGACTTCTGTGGGAGGCTTAGGACTGCAATCTGGGTTTAATACTTCAGATAGCCACCAGAACCTTTTCCTGCAGGCCTCCAAAGAGCCTGCTAATCCATTTCTGGCATATGGGGACAAAACTGCCCACACCTCCTTTGCTGGCCTCTCAGGGGCCGAGTCACAGACCCTTGGTTCTGCCTCGGACAGCAAGCCAAACCTGTTCACTATGGCCGAGCCACCTAAGGGGATTCTGTCTTCCCCTTTCCCAGCACTCCCAGCAGCTGCGTCACCCAGCTCTTCATCTTCACCAGTACCGACCTCATCACAGAGGTCACAGAGTGAAGGGACTGTGGCAAAGGAGGAGCAGGAAGTTGGAGAGATGCCTTCATCCACCTCAGCATGCCCCTTGTTTGGGAGCACCGGCCCAGGTGGAATAGAAGATGTCCCGGCGTCCTTTGACCAGAGCACGTCTCAGAAGTTCTCCCTGGAGGACAGGGGCCAATCGTCCAAACGTGACTCTGGTGACTCCAGCTGCAACAGTGACCTGTCAGACCTGAGTGAGAATGAAGAGGGCCCAGAGAAAGGCCAGATCCCAGGACGACCACCACTCCCTGTCAAGGATGCTGCCATGATGCAGAAAACTAAGGTCCAGGGGGTAGCTAAGGGCCGTCCACGTAACAAGCCTTTTAAAG TGGGCCAGTCTGTACTGAAAGACCAGAGCAAAGTCCGCCGTCTGAAGCAGTCTGGCGAGTCCTTCCTCCAGGACGGCTCCTGCATCAATGTGGCCCCTCACTTGCACAAGTGCCGCGAGTGCCGCCTTGAGCGCTACCGTAAATATCGTACTACAGGCGAAGACAGCGACGACGACGACCCAAATGTGTCCTGTCGGTTTTTCCACTTCAGAAG GTTGGCTTTCACTCGGAAAGGTATACTGCGCGTAGAAGGCTTCCTGAGTCCGCAGCAGAGCGATTCCATGGCCATGGGTCTGTGGCTACCTGCTCCCGCCGTCCAAGAGGGCCTCGACCTCGATACATCCAAGTACATCCTGGCCAATGTGGGAGACCAGTTCTGCCAGTTGGTCATGTCTGAGAAGGAGGCCATGATGATGGTGGAGCCTCACC AGAAAGTGGCATGGAAACGAGCAGTGCGCGGTGTCAGAGAAATGTGTGACGTGTGTGAGACCACGCTCTTCAACATCCACTGGGTATGTCGTAAGTGTGGCTTTGGAGTGTGTCTGGACTGCTATCGGCTCCGCAGGAACAGGCCAAGGGAGG ATGTAGATGAAAGGCCTGAGGATGAGGTTTTCTCTTGGTTAAAGTGTGCCAAGGGCCAACCCCATGAGCCACAGAACCTCATGCCTACACAGATAATACCTGGGACAG CTCTTTACAGCATTGGCGACATGGTGCACTCGGCGAGAGGCAAGTGGGGTATTAAGGCCAATTGTCCTTGCACCAGCCGACACACCAAGTCTCTAGTACGCCCCAGTGCCCCGAATGGGATTCCACAG CAGTCTGCATCAAGCAGTAGTGGAGTCCTCGCTGCGGCTTCGGCTTTTGGCACCACCCCAAAATCAGAGGGAGAAACATCAGCAGTCAAAACAGAAACTGCACAAACAGCAGCGCCATCAGACAGCGGGGGCGGAGAACATGTTGGCAGTATCAGTAACTCCACCAGTGGTACATCCTCCCCCTGTAACCACACCCAGTCCACTGCCAAGGAGTCACGCTCAGCAGGGGAGGGCAACAGCTCGGCTCTGCTCTGGCTGGCAGACTTGGCCACACAGAAAGCCAAGGATGACACCAAGG ATTCTGGTTCACTCCGCTCCATGATGAGTCAAAACAGCCGGCCTCACTTCGGCCTGGACTCACTCAGTGCCCTTTCAAAGCCTTCTGCTTCCAGTCCTAAGCTATTTAACAGTCTGTTGCTGGGCTCCAGCATGGCCCAGTCCAAACCCGAGGGCTCCAGTCTCCGGGACCTGCTCAACTCCGGACCGGGGAAACTCCCCCAGGGGCCTGGGGAGAGCGGGGTGCCTTTCCCCTCTGTCTTTACCTCAGCAGGG AGTGACAAGCTGAAGAGCAGCCTCCCGAACTTCCTGGATCACATCATCGCTTCGGTCGTGGAGACCAAGAAGGCAGAAGGCCGCCGGACCGGGGCCTCTGAGGGCGGAGAGCTCGGGTTGTTGGGGGGCCGCAAAGACGGAGTCATGGGCCTAAGTGTCTTGGAACCACATACCTCCCACTCCTGGCTCTGTGACGGACGACTCCTCTGCCTACAGGACCCCAGCAACAGCAACAACTGGAAGATCTTCAGAGAGTGCTGGAAGCAGGGACAA CCGGTGTTGGTGTCGGGGATACATAAACGTCTGAAAGAGAATTTGTGGCGGCCTGATGCTTTCAGTAGGGAGTTTGGTGACCAGGATGTGGACCTGGTCAACTGTAGAAACTGTGCCATCATCTCTGATGTGAAGGTACGAGACTTCTGGGACGGCTTCGAGATCATCTCCA AGCGACTGCAAGACACTGAGGGCCATCCCATGGTATTAAAATTAAAGGATTGGCCTCCAGGTGAAGACTTTAGGGACATGATGCCCACAAG GTTTGATGATCTGATGGATAACCTCCCTTTGCCCGAGTACACAAAAAGAGACGGCCGTTTAAACCTCGCCGCCCGTCTGCCCAACTTTTTTGTGCGTCCTGATCTTGGACCTAAGATGTACAACGCCTATG GCTTGACCTCCTCTGAAGACAGGAAGGTGGGAACCACAAATCTCCATCTGGATGTCTCTGATGCCGTCAACGTCATGGTCTATGTTGGCATCCCTCAAATAGAGGGAGACCCGGGGAAAG AGGCAGATATCAATGGACGCAAAG AGGTCATGACCACCATCGAGGAGGGCGATGTGGATGAAATGACCAAGAGGAGGGTGTACGAGCAACAGGAGAAACCTGGAGCTCTCTGGCACATCTACGCTGCGAAGGATGCAGAGAAGATCCGAGAGCTGCTCCGCAAG GTGGGAGAGGAGCAGGGTCAAGAGAACCCTCCAGACCACGACCCCATTCACGACCAGAGCTGGTACCTGGACCAGGTGCTCCGCCGCAGGCTCTATGAAGAATACAGCGTCCAGGGTTGGGCCATTGTACAGTTCTTAGGAGATGCCGTGTTTATCCCTGCTGGGGCGCCACACCAG GTGCACAACCTGTACAGCTGTATCAAGGTGGCAGAGGACTTTGTGTCTCCTGAGCACGTGAAGCACTGTTTCAGACTGACCCAGGAGTTCAGACACCTGTCCACTACTCACACAAACCACGAAGACAAGCTACAG GTGAAGAACATCATCTTTCATGCAGTGAAGGACGCTGTTGGGACACTGAAGGCCCATGAACCTAGACGCCCTTAG